tctctctctctctctctctctctccggtTGTTGCAACACCTAAGCAACAAGCCACCCTTTCTTGGATCGAAAAGCCATTAGATCGAACATGCATGTCAGCGCAAGAGAGAGACCCACAAGAACGGCTAAGATGTCTTGATGGTGAGGCTCTTCTCTAGGGGCAACAATGACTTAGATCAAAggcaaaaaaattttgtatattttttctttggcattttgtgatttattttagatttggtAGTTTTGATTGCATTTTGATATGTCGATTGTGGTCGATTCCATTGTTGGGTTGGCTAAGTTGCAATTAGATGGTGGTGGGTATGGGCGATGGTGTGACAAAGGAATATGAAGAAGAATGGGCGTTGTGATTGTcgttgattttttctttttctgggttttggtttGAGGTGGAAGAGAGTGAAGAGTGGGTTTGAAAATTGTGTtggttttatttgggtttttttattgcAATGGACTCCAAAACAAgattaggtttttattttttattttatttttacggCAAGACTAgggtttgttaatttttcagggatttttttaacttttctggGTCTTTAGTTTTTGAACTTCtctgggtttttaatttttgttggcAGGGACACGAGGAGTAGGAGATATGATTTGATTTATTTGAATGTTGTTGAGTTAGATtaggaattttaatttttatccagGAGTGTATCAattggataaaaattaaaactccaAGAGTGTACTagaaaggaacaaaaaagaGTCTATcattaaatctttttttgtgGGTCTCTCCTAGAATTGATACACTCTTGGGGAGTCCATAACTATCActgacttttttatttatttatttatttttcgttAGAGAAATTGTATCTGAATAGTTCATTGCTCTGTAAAAATTGGATctaaatttggatttatattaagttgttatttttcttttctcatacgGCTCTATCATGCTTTCGGATTTATAATTAGTTGTTTGCTTGTGGTTGAGATGATAGGTTCAAATACAAGTTGAAGTTCTAAgaaattacataatttttttttttaccaatagcatgttttgatcttgttttctcttgaatttttatgttttttatgttttgggaggagagagacataaaaatagtgcaaaaatacatttttactcttctttttaacagaggtggatAACAGGAGACTAACGGTGGTAGTCACAGGTCGACaaagtgtcaaaatttaaatcacgggtaggcacatcaaattagaggcaaactacaaatgggtaaagtgtaattatcccaaaataataatatttaaaaaaaaaaataggagcTATAGTGAGCTTTCAAAGATGAAAGCTCACTGTAGCTtaggttctattttttttttttttttttaaagtttaacaTGTTTGTTATAGCTTGCTTTTTGGTACTTTTTACAAActtgatgttaaaatttagcatttatagcatttaacatttttaatgagaatgctctatGCAGGTGTGGGGTATTTATACCCCTAACAGGCACGTGTTTGGCCTATGGAATACATCATTCCTCTCCTATGTTGTTTTTAGTTGATGTTACAAGTTCCTACCCATCTTGTTGGTCTCAAAGTTCTTCCGGAGTGGTTGGAACTTTTGTTGGGTGACAGTGCACATCGTATCTGTAACAACTCAAGGAAAAACGTTAGTCATATCTGCGCTATACCTTAAAatgactagtcacaattgaggttCCTTGTAGTTATTAATAAAACCCAGTTTAAGCTAGTAAATttccgatgtgggactcatcacacatccacacacatcacacaatcaatcaaattggggcatcacaatttccctcacttaaatccctaacgtcctcgttagggcTCACTTTGTGGAGTAGTGTCTCCGAGTCCACCCGGGGTTATTTGGCtgactctgataccatatgtaacgatTCAAGGAAAaacgctagccacatctgcgctatacctcattAATAAAGTCCGTATCTACTCAATAAATACCCGATGTGAGACCCATCACACACCCGcacacacaatcaatcaaattgggatACTACAATATTAAATGCTATGTAGGTTATTGAGTGTAATAAATGCGATATTGATTGATTTGACCCCTTGATTAACTTTTTAAGGACTCATATAGATCAGTCATTGTGAACAATGAGAAAATTCTTAGATAGTCCCGGAGTATAGTAAAATGGTGCTCccttctctcacattcatggtggaccccatcatgaatttaatgagcggaccccaccatgaatgtgagaggagggagcaccattctccgtgctccgggagtacctaagaattactcgtgAACAATGTATTGAGCAAATTGAGTTGGCCACGTGTGCCAATCATGACAGACATCAATGAAAGTTACCATTTTACCCTTGCATCAGTATCAATCTATATCAAcaactattaaaaatttataaaacaatGTGTTATTAAAATTATGGTATTTTTGTGTACTCTAACTCAGTTTGCACTCCTTTGTAAGTGTTAGGTGGGAGGTTAAgttgaaaattcaaaaccaataTCACTTGATGGGTGTGTAACTTAccgataaaataaataaatttattgttttgtataaaattaaaaaaagaaaagaaaaggaaaaaacaaacaGTATGCCTGTAACTATGCTTAATTCTCAATGAAGTTATTGACCCAAAATGCAAAGTACAAAGTATGCGTTTATACCAAACCTGCCACCTGCTAACCTATGGGACATGGTACTATGGTAGTACACTGCCAAGCCAACTCAACTAGTTAAGGGGTTTATACTCAATGAATTACCAAAATTCAAACAGAAAACAATTATATCGAAATTTGATTGCAGGGAATTTTCCATTGCTTTGTCTTTGTCCAGCCTGAGCTGGTCAAGACTAAGATCACAATCAGCATTGGATCTAAAGACTGCATCTGGTACAAATCTTGAAAAATCATCAAGCAAATCTGGATGATCATCAAAAAGAGTTGCAACCTGaaaattgtaaaacaaaaacCATTAAGAATATTAAAATCCAGCCCACTAAGACTACTGAAAGTTACATGAATAAAAAAACttcagaattaaaaaaaaaaaaaaaagagagccaTAACACATGTTTACCTCATTGTAGGCCTTAATTGTTATGCCCTTGTGCTCCTTCTGGCACACATTCATAATGTCTTGGAATGCTTTATAAACACGTTTATCATTTTGAAAGCGTTTCtgtacaaaaaaaattcaacattaaACTGCAAGGAACCAACATTTGCAGTCGAAATTCAACAAAGCAAACCAATATCTTCACGTTTATCTTGTTCACAAAGCTGATAGCTTCTTGAAATTCATCCTTATTTTGTGGAGGACCTAGAAATTCAACTGTTGACTCACTCTTTAAGGAAGCCAAATTTGCATTCACTCCAAAACCTTCAACTTTCCTGGCAAATTTTCTTTTGCCTTCGTTTAACTCAAGGTGTTCAACACTAAGATCACGATCAGCATTTGTAATGGTCCTATCCCGCCGGATAGGATTCtgaaagaaatagatttatttgctcaCTATTAAGAATCTactgaaaagaataaaaagatgaaatgtACAAAGaaggtattaaaaaaataacctttTCCACATGCATTTTCCGCAATGCAGGAGTGGCAGAGCTCCGCATAGTAAAAAGCTGAAATGAGTTCTGTGCTAAAACAGATACTGCTACCGGAACAAATTTTGTGAACTCATCAAGCAAATCTAGATGACCATCAAAAAGAGTGGAAACCTGAAATTGAAAAACATAAACCACTA
This genomic stretch from Castanea sativa cultivar Marrone di Chiusa Pesio chromosome 1, ASM4071231v1 harbors:
- the LOC142633352 gene encoding paired amphipathic helix protein Sin3-like 2; translated protein: MKRLGDNVYDSSLQFKRPFGSSPEDSYGQSQVPESGEGGSGLSVTWRKPKKTDALTYIKAVKDTFQDQREKYDIFLEVMKDFKAERTNIDGVIARVKELFKGHNYLIFGFNAFLPKGYEITLDNDEAAPQKKAIEFQEAISFVNKIKKRFQNDEHVYKSFLNILNMHRKEHKDMNEVYSEVSTLFDGHLDLLDEFTKFVPVAVSVLAQNSFQLFTMRSSATPALRKMHVEKNPIRRDRTITNADRDLSVEHLELNEGKRKFARKVEGFGVNANLASLKSESTVEFLGPPQNKDEFQEAISFVNKINVKILKRFQNDKRVYKAFQDIMNVCQKEHKGITIKAYNEVATLFDDHPDLLDDFSRFVPDAVFRSNADCDLSLDQLRLDKDKAMENSLQSNFDIIVFCLNFGNSLSINPLTS